A genomic segment from Nicotiana tabacum cultivar K326 chromosome 9, ASM71507v2, whole genome shotgun sequence encodes:
- the LOC142164117 gene encoding uncharacterized protein LOC142164117, translated as MMNSVAPILINGIAYATNAQKVWMDLQERFDKVNDTRCYNLHKEIATLSQGTSSISVYYSKVKDFWDESDSVIPTLDCDCVKTKEFIVHLRKQKVYQFQMGLKDSYSQARSQILMMKPLPSVNQAYAMLMSDER; from the coding sequence ATGATGAACTCAGTTGCACCAATCCTAATCAATGGTATTGCTTATGCCACTAATGCACAGAAGGTGTGGATGGATTTACAAGAGAGGTTTGACAAAGTGAATGATACTCGTTGCTACAATTTGCACAAAGAAATCGCCACCCTAAGTCAAGGTACTTCCTCTATTTCTGTCTATTATTCAAAGGTCAAGGACTTTTGGGATGAATCTGACTCTGTTATACCTACTCTTGACTGTGATTGTGTCAAGACTAAAGAGTTTATTGTGCATCTTCGAAAGCAAAAAGTGTATCAATTTCAAATGGGCTTGAAAGATTCTTACTCTCAAGCTCGTAGTCAAATACTTATGATGAAGCCACTTCCTTCAGTGAATCAAGCATATGCCATGCTTATGAGTGATGAAAGATAA